Proteins from one Thermococcus sp. M36 genomic window:
- a CDS encoding DUF1648 domain-containing protein, with translation MQLVFIGAYLFLVAALWNNLPETIAVHFKSSGTPDTFSDKLWGVVGLPTLVWLLPFVLTLLAKNSEFSLRMRIYPGKIKAWTELMTLMSAGIIVVMSTAVLYNAGFTSGKAVSYAGVLLIAAVLVGIYRLITGGVNGRV, from the coding sequence TTGCAACTTGTTTTTATCGGTGCGTATCTCTTTCTGGTCGCGGCTCTGTGGAATAACCTCCCAGAGACCATCGCGGTGCACTTCAAGTCCTCCGGAACGCCGGACACTTTCTCGGACAAGCTGTGGGGCGTGGTCGGACTGCCCACCCTTGTGTGGCTTCTGCCATTTGTCCTGACGCTACTCGCGAAAAACTCCGAATTCTCCCTGCGGATGCGCATCTATCCCGGGAAAATAAAAGCCTGGACTGAGCTCATGACCCTGATGAGCGCCGGAATCATCGTTGTTATGTCTACCGCGGTGCTCTACAATGCGGGGTTTACTTCCGGGAAGGCAGTCAGCTACGCGGGGGTTCTCCTCATAGCCGCCGTTCTCGTAGGGATTTATCGCCTGATTACAGGTGGCGTGAATGGACGGGTATGA
- a CDS encoding PadR family transcriptional regulator, with protein sequence MLVDRKEKALKKLRKDLRSGLYSYLVLLLLEREGELHGYAIRKRLEELSDGRIVPSEGALYDILKSLKKTGLVGDTWAEVGGRPRKYYSLTKLGREVLSELKVEIGAIMETLERMEGSSDGH encoded by the coding sequence GTGCTGGTGGACAGAAAGGAGAAAGCCCTCAAGAAGCTGAGAAAAGACCTCCGCTCCGGACTCTACTCGTACCTAGTGCTTCTGCTCCTGGAGAGGGAGGGAGAGCTCCATGGCTACGCAATACGGAAAAGACTGGAGGAGCTCAGTGACGGCAGAATCGTGCCGAGTGAAGGTGCTTTATACGACATCCTCAAGAGCCTGAAGAAGACCGGCCTGGTGGGGGACACCTGGGCAGAGGTTGGAGGAAGACCAAGAAAGTACTATTCCCTGACGAAGCTGGGCAGGGAAGTCCTGAGTGAGCTAAAGGTGGAGATAGGAGCAATAATGGAGACTCTGGAGAGGATGGAGGGAAGTAGTGATGGGCACTAA
- a CDS encoding YhfC family glutamic-type intramembrane protease, protein MYLLPFPILGGLLAWATLYFLGFEKQRWGEFVLGLAAFFIAMIIQNPVQQLPLLGMGIKSNADVIARGTAFVMGVSIWLGLIAGIVQEGAKYLLVKGKSLNTGLFMGLGFGITEVFVIAGAALAGALATGKPLDVPLSTALLSMLERYFVVLFHVGTGIYLAYAYREGYGKTGLLAMIGIHTVTDSLAAYYQLTKSEPVMYAVEFITALTALGLLYYMIPKAKVELPKEEEALW, encoded by the coding sequence ATGTACCTCCTTCCGTTCCCCATACTCGGCGGGCTGCTGGCGTGGGCGACGCTCTACTTCCTAGGCTTTGAAAAGCAGAGGTGGGGAGAGTTCGTTCTCGGTTTAGCCGCGTTTTTCATTGCAATGATTATCCAGAACCCCGTCCAGCAGCTCCCGCTTCTTGGAATGGGGATAAAGTCCAACGCCGACGTCATAGCCAGGGGAACCGCCTTTGTCATGGGTGTTTCGATATGGCTCGGGCTCATCGCTGGCATAGTTCAGGAGGGGGCAAAGTACCTCCTGGTGAAGGGGAAGAGCCTGAATACCGGCCTGTTCATGGGACTGGGTTTCGGAATAACGGAGGTCTTCGTTATAGCCGGAGCGGCCCTCGCTGGGGCGTTGGCCACTGGGAAGCCGCTCGACGTACCTTTAAGCACGGCGCTCCTTTCGATGCTGGAGCGGTACTTCGTCGTCCTCTTCCACGTCGGAACCGGAATATACCTCGCGTACGCCTACAGGGAAGGCTATGGAAAGACGGGCCTTCTGGCGATGATAGGCATTCACACGGTCACCGACTCGCTGGCGGCATACTACCAGCTCACGAAAAGCGAGCCGGTCATGTACGCGGTAGAATTTATAACCGCCCTCACCGCACTGGGACTGCTGTACTACATGATTCCAAAGGCAAAGGTCGAGCTCCCGAAGGAAGAGGAAGCCCTGTGGTGA
- a CDS encoding heavy metal-binding domain-containing protein translates to MGDVLITTTEKIPGYRVVEVKGLARGGIVRATHVGRDIMAFFKNLKGGEVQEYTQMLAEAREEALRRMKLHAEDMGANAVIGVRFMTSAVASGMAEIYAYGTAVVVERIEEE, encoded by the coding sequence ATGGGTGATGTACTCATAACGACCACCGAGAAAATCCCCGGCTATCGCGTGGTTGAGGTCAAAGGCCTTGCGAGGGGCGGTATCGTCAGGGCAACCCATGTCGGGAGGGACATAATGGCCTTCTTCAAGAACCTGAAGGGCGGAGAGGTTCAGGAGTATACACAGATGCTGGCAGAGGCCAGGGAAGAGGCACTGAGGAGGATGAAGCTCCACGCCGAGGACATGGGGGCAAACGCGGTCATAGGCGTCCGCTTCATGACATCTGCAGTCGCCTCAGGCATGGCCGAGATATACGCTTACGGCACGGCGGTGGTCGTTGAGAGGATCGAGGAGGAGTGA
- the dph2 gene encoding diphthamide biosynthesis enzyme Dph2, with the protein MHEVSSGEILKTLRELNAKRVLIQTPEGLKKEAQALADFLEENGIEVIISGDINYGACDPADAEAKRLGCDALIHLGHSYMTLHLEVPTIFVPAFARVDVVPALEKNLGEIRKLGKRIALVTTAQHIHQLGRAKEFLELSGFEVLIGEGDSRVSWPGQVLGCNFNSARVSAEGILFIGAGYFHPLGVAIATKKPTLAVNPYSGDAMWMDEEAERLIRKRWAQIAKAMEAQKFGVITSTKKGQLRLAEARRIVNLLREHGKYARLIAMNHISYPALEGFDFDAYVVVACPRVPIDDYENWRKPVLTPTEVEILLGLREDYRFDEILGVGGSLLEPIGISVKR; encoded by the coding sequence ATGCACGAAGTTTCGAGTGGCGAGATACTGAAAACCCTTCGAGAGCTTAACGCTAAGCGGGTGCTCATCCAGACACCTGAGGGGCTGAAGAAGGAAGCCCAAGCCTTGGCCGATTTCCTTGAGGAGAACGGGATCGAGGTGATAATAAGCGGGGATATAAACTACGGTGCCTGCGATCCCGCCGACGCCGAGGCGAAGAGGCTCGGCTGCGACGCGCTGATACACCTTGGCCACAGCTACATGACGCTCCACCTTGAAGTTCCGACGATATTCGTGCCGGCCTTCGCCAGGGTGGACGTTGTTCCGGCCTTGGAGAAGAACCTGGGGGAAATCCGAAAGCTCGGGAAAAGGATTGCCCTCGTCACGACGGCCCAGCACATTCACCAGCTCGGCAGGGCAAAGGAGTTCTTGGAACTGTCCGGTTTTGAAGTGCTCATTGGTGAAGGTGACTCCCGCGTCAGCTGGCCCGGCCAGGTTCTCGGCTGCAATTTTAACTCCGCCAGAGTGAGTGCCGAGGGTATTCTCTTCATAGGGGCAGGATATTTTCACCCCCTTGGAGTGGCCATAGCCACCAAAAAACCTACCCTAGCGGTTAATCCATACTCCGGCGATGCGATGTGGATGGACGAAGAGGCGGAGCGCCTAATAAGGAAGCGCTGGGCTCAGATAGCGAAGGCGATGGAGGCTCAAAAATTTGGCGTCATAACCAGCACCAAGAAGGGCCAGCTTCGCTTGGCTGAGGCGAGGAGGATAGTCAACCTCCTCCGCGAGCACGGGAAATACGCGAGGCTCATAGCGATGAACCACATCAGCTATCCTGCCCTTGAGGGCTTCGACTTCGACGCCTACGTCGTCGTCGCCTGCCCCAGGGTCCCCATAGACGACTACGAGAACTGGAGAAAGCCCGTACTGACACCGACTGAGGTTGAAATACTTCTGGGCCTGCGCGAGGACTATAGGTTCGATGAGATACTGGGGGTGGGAGGCAGCCTCTTGGAGCCCATAGGGATCAGCGTTAAAAGGTAG
- a CDS encoding NitrOD5 domain-containing protein, giving the protein MSEFNASRSMVVITARELLRKLGRHFEITISAYLESKYGTDIEMVGDDPRRFYSALEELFGEFAAKIFMYDLTRELNIPVKSTDIEDLLKGLEMYLGE; this is encoded by the coding sequence TTGAGTGAGTTCAACGCCAGCCGATCCATGGTGGTCATCACAGCGAGAGAGCTCCTCAGGAAGCTCGGCCGGCACTTCGAGATCACAATAAGCGCGTACCTCGAATCAAAATACGGGACTGACATAGAGATGGTCGGGGACGACCCCCGCAGGTTCTACAGCGCCCTTGAGGAGCTCTTCGGGGAGTTCGCGGCCAAGATATTTATGTACGACCTTACCCGGGAACTCAACATCCCGGTCAAATCAACGGACATTGAAGACCTCCTAAAAGGGCTGGAGATGTACCTCGGTGAGTGA
- a CDS encoding ATPase domain-containing protein: protein MELIPTGIPSLDKALSGGFSRGTSILIAGNPGTGKTHLAIHILYNNMKRGLKGAYVSFAENKNHFYQNARQNGVDFEEMEKAGLFRFYDMLTMPKEEMKEFIDFLIRDIIEWGPDIVVFDSITVVGQVFGQVMLRSFLHSIIGRIVNALDALAILVGEIPYGEKRVGFGIEEFVVDGVIILEMERRGEVIKRYLTIPKMRGRKITKSAYEYIITREGIDVLTVPELEFTERILNTSERLGTGVPQLDDLLGGGLYRGSIVMIAGPTGSGKTILALTIASNIARSGKKVLYVTFEESLGAIRETLEKLGLYRDISVVALIPEARTPVQYYATIRALIEEKGAEVLVIDSLSAMQSHMDDRDFVKALRYLQLLTKERNITFIVTYTARSPDGLVSTGFSTLVDGIIILGYSLPSKAGDSMKRHLLVLKSRHSEHKPTLREFHIGVGGIIIE, encoded by the coding sequence ATGGAGCTGATACCCACGGGCATTCCCAGCCTGGATAAGGCCCTGTCCGGCGGATTCTCCAGGGGCACGAGCATACTGATAGCTGGAAACCCCGGAACAGGGAAGACGCACCTGGCAATACACATCCTGTACAATAATATGAAACGGGGCCTTAAAGGTGCTTACGTGTCATTTGCCGAGAACAAAAACCACTTCTATCAAAACGCCCGCCAGAACGGGGTGGACTTCGAGGAGATGGAAAAAGCAGGGCTCTTCAGGTTCTATGACATGCTGACGATGCCCAAGGAGGAGATGAAAGAGTTCATAGACTTTCTCATACGGGACATCATCGAGTGGGGGCCCGACATAGTGGTCTTTGACTCAATCACCGTCGTCGGGCAGGTGTTCGGACAGGTGATGCTGAGGTCGTTTCTGCACTCCATAATAGGCAGGATAGTCAACGCCTTGGACGCCCTCGCAATACTGGTGGGGGAGATACCTTACGGGGAGAAGAGGGTGGGCTTCGGCATTGAGGAATTCGTCGTGGACGGCGTGATAATCCTCGAAATGGAGAGAAGGGGGGAGGTCATAAAGAGATACCTAACGATTCCAAAGATGAGGGGCCGCAAGATAACAAAAAGCGCGTACGAGTACATAATAACCCGCGAGGGGATTGACGTACTGACAGTCCCGGAACTGGAGTTTACGGAGAGGATCCTCAACACCTCGGAGAGGCTCGGAACAGGGGTGCCTCAGCTGGACGACCTTCTGGGAGGCGGCCTATACCGGGGGAGCATAGTCATGATAGCCGGCCCCACAGGGAGCGGCAAGACGATACTGGCCCTGACCATAGCCTCGAACATAGCCAGGAGCGGGAAGAAGGTGCTCTACGTGACCTTTGAGGAATCCCTTGGTGCCATACGGGAAACACTAGAAAAGCTGGGCCTGTACAGGGACATCAGCGTTGTGGCGCTCATACCGGAGGCGAGGACCCCCGTCCAGTATTACGCCACAATAAGGGCCCTCATTGAGGAAAAAGGTGCGGAGGTTCTTGTTATAGACTCCCTCTCAGCCATGCAGAGCCATATGGACGACAGGGACTTTGTGAAAGCCCTGAGGTACCTCCAGCTGCTGACGAAAGAAAGGAACATCACCTTTATCGTGACGTATACAGCCAGGAGCCCGGACGGCCTCGTATCAACGGGCTTCAGCACACTGGTCGACGGCATCATAATCCTCGGCTACTCCCTGCCCTCAAAGGCGGGGGACTCCATGAAGAGGCACCTCCTCGTCCTGAAGTCGAGGCACTCGGAGCACAAGCCGACACTCCGAGAGTTCCACATAGGGGTCGGAGGGATCATCATTGAGTGA
- a CDS encoding METTL5 family protein, translating to MKKKHLAMVLSRLEGFRNPKPELEQYRTPGSVAADLLWLALSMGDIENKVVADLGAGTGVLTVGACLLGAVKVYAVEKDASALEVLMHNVRAHSIEECVEVVHSDVSEFSGRVDTVVMNPPFGSQNPHADRPFLIKAFEVSDVVYSIHLAKPAVRRFIEAFVGDAGFSITHRVTLPFEIPAQFFFHRKRLERIRVDVYRFQRIAGRK from the coding sequence GTGAAAAAGAAGCATCTTGCGATGGTGCTTTCAAGACTTGAGGGGTTTAGAAACCCGAAACCTGAACTTGAACAGTACAGAACCCCTGGAAGTGTTGCGGCAGACCTGCTGTGGCTGGCCCTCTCTATGGGTGACATTGAGAATAAGGTCGTAGCGGACCTTGGAGCAGGTACGGGCGTGTTAACGGTCGGCGCCTGCCTGCTGGGGGCTGTAAAAGTCTATGCAGTGGAGAAGGACGCATCCGCCCTTGAGGTTCTGATGCACAACGTCCGGGCCCACAGCATTGAGGAGTGCGTTGAGGTAGTCCACTCCGACGTCTCGGAGTTTTCCGGCAGGGTGGACACTGTCGTCATGAACCCGCCCTTTGGCAGCCAGAACCCACACGCGGACAGGCCTTTCCTAATTAAGGCATTTGAGGTCAGCGACGTCGTGTACTCCATCCACCTCGCCAAGCCTGCAGTGAGGCGCTTCATTGAGGCGTTTGTAGGGGATGCCGGTTTCTCGATAACCCACAGGGTAACCCTTCCCTTTGAGATTCCGGCCCAGTTCTTCTTTCACCGCAAGCGGCTGGAGAGGATCAGGGTGGACGTGTACCGGTTCCAGAGGATAGCGGGGCGAAAATAA
- a CDS encoding RsmB/NOP family class I SAM-dependent RNA methyltransferase: MGKLKLSDRQLYALVEAVKLGEEVKPSQQAKRKAFAKYKINGWENSKLTGIFYSIQRRLGLIDEVIEELIGVSPLILDPWLRATLRVAVEVAVFRDPSEKTRQHLRGLAQFLSKRTHPYVGYYYYDFLPKVFEYVPVMDSEEKRLKWDYLFPEWFIRKMRGLLGEEAEELLRALNETLPTSLRVNRIKACVNDVEDYLQRRNVRFERSERVETVLRILDPFNPEWLLNKGFAIAQEEAAAVASVVLDPKPGETVVDLAAAPGGKTSHMAELMNNEGKIYAFDIERDRIRRMEEVLRRTGVKIAETIRADGRKAPEILGKEMADRVMLDAPCTSDGTISKNPELRWRLREKNIPKVVGLQKELLESAWKLLKPGGRLLYSTCSMLMEEDEEVVDWFLKRHDDARLIPLESPYDPGFLPGTMRAWPHRHGTIGFFYALLEKEG; this comes from the coding sequence GTGGGGAAGCTCAAGCTTAGCGACAGACAGCTGTATGCGCTCGTTGAAGCGGTGAAGCTCGGCGAGGAGGTAAAGCCGAGCCAGCAGGCGAAGAGGAAGGCCTTCGCGAAGTACAAAATCAACGGCTGGGAGAACTCCAAGCTGACGGGGATATTTTACTCCATTCAGCGCCGTTTGGGTCTTATTGACGAGGTGATAGAGGAGCTGATCGGCGTCTCCCCCCTAATCCTTGACCCCTGGCTGAGGGCTACCCTCAGGGTGGCCGTTGAGGTTGCGGTTTTCAGGGATCCCAGCGAAAAAACCAGGCAGCACCTTAGGGGCCTTGCCCAGTTTCTGTCGAAGAGGACGCACCCCTACGTCGGCTATTACTACTACGACTTCCTCCCGAAGGTTTTCGAATACGTACCTGTGATGGACTCAGAGGAAAAGAGGTTGAAGTGGGACTACCTGTTCCCGGAGTGGTTCATAAGGAAGATGCGCGGGCTCTTGGGGGAGGAGGCCGAGGAGCTCCTCAGGGCGCTCAACGAGACCCTGCCGACCAGCCTGAGGGTAAACAGGATTAAGGCCTGCGTGAATGATGTTGAGGACTACCTCCAGAGGAGGAACGTCCGCTTCGAGAGGAGCGAGCGGGTAGAGACCGTCCTCAGGATCCTCGATCCATTTAACCCTGAGTGGCTGTTAAACAAGGGCTTCGCCATAGCCCAGGAGGAAGCCGCTGCGGTGGCCTCAGTTGTACTGGATCCGAAGCCCGGCGAGACCGTCGTCGACCTGGCCGCTGCCCCGGGCGGGAAGACCAGCCACATGGCCGAGCTGATGAACAACGAGGGCAAAATCTACGCCTTTGACATTGAGAGGGACAGAATAAGGCGCATGGAGGAAGTTCTCAGGAGAACGGGTGTGAAGATAGCCGAGACAATAAGGGCCGATGGGAGAAAGGCACCGGAGATCCTCGGGAAGGAGATGGCAGACAGGGTCATGCTCGACGCCCCGTGCACGAGCGACGGCACCATCTCCAAAAACCCCGAGCTCAGGTGGCGCCTCCGTGAGAAGAACATCCCAAAGGTCGTGGGGCTCCAGAAAGAACTCCTTGAGAGTGCCTGGAAGCTCCTGAAGCCTGGGGGGAGGCTTCTCTACTCGACATGCTCGATGCTTATGGAGGAGGATGAGGAAGTGGTGGACTGGTTCCTGAAAAGACACGACGATGCACGGTTAATCCCGCTGGAGAGTCCCTACGACCCGGGTTTTCTTCCGGGGACGATGAGGGCCTGGCCCCACAGGCACGGGACGATAGGCTTTTTCTATGCGCTTCTGGAAAAGGAAGGGTAG
- a CDS encoding mechanosensitive ion channel family protein, with product MANVTLPWLPSVSVELTIVSVLKAAVIIAGAVLAGRITRKLIIRKSKETSLTWIINQDTADILFRMFVLGGTIWALYVLGIMSYSIGPTTVGNLAFAAGFFYFTYLIAKKSRDYMIEGSGGEPGPDVVIRAKLFYYILVTIAFFTALSFAGVSAQLSALLAAAGITGIILGFSAQTVVSNFVSGVFMYFDKPLQIGDAVKVGDAGGIVEDIRILSTRIRSWDGTLIRIPNEKLFNSNIVNLMRYPARRVDVQVGIAYSADADRAVEIIREVLDAIPLVLAEPEPAVYISELSDSAVVISIRAWAPSEKWFDVRTRIVLDVKKALDEAGIEIPFPQRVNWFANELKVRIEDREAQEGA from the coding sequence ATGGCCAACGTTACACTGCCTTGGCTGCCCTCCGTGTCGGTTGAACTGACCATCGTAAGCGTCCTCAAGGCGGCGGTGATAATTGCAGGTGCGGTTCTGGCGGGGAGGATCACCCGAAAGCTCATCATCAGGAAATCCAAAGAGACCTCCCTAACGTGGATAATAAACCAAGACACCGCCGACATACTCTTCAGGATGTTCGTCCTCGGCGGGACTATCTGGGCGCTGTACGTTCTCGGGATAATGAGCTACAGCATCGGCCCGACCACCGTCGGAAACCTCGCCTTCGCCGCGGGGTTCTTCTACTTCACGTACCTAATAGCGAAGAAGTCCAGGGACTACATGATAGAGGGCTCCGGAGGGGAGCCCGGGCCTGACGTTGTTATCAGGGCCAAGCTGTTCTACTACATCCTCGTAACCATCGCCTTCTTCACGGCGCTGAGCTTTGCAGGGGTCAGTGCCCAGCTTAGCGCCCTCCTGGCGGCGGCGGGAATAACCGGTATCATCCTGGGTTTCTCAGCCCAAACGGTGGTCTCCAACTTTGTTTCCGGGGTCTTCATGTACTTCGACAAGCCCCTCCAGATAGGGGATGCAGTTAAAGTTGGGGACGCAGGGGGAATCGTTGAGGACATAAGGATACTGTCCACCAGGATACGGTCGTGGGACGGGACGCTGATCAGGATACCGAACGAGAAGCTCTTCAACAGCAACATCGTGAACCTGATGCGGTACCCCGCCCGGAGGGTGGACGTGCAGGTCGGGATAGCGTACAGCGCCGACGCCGACCGGGCGGTGGAGATAATTAGGGAGGTACTGGACGCCATCCCTCTGGTGCTCGCCGAGCCGGAGCCCGCGGTGTACATAAGCGAGCTCTCCGACAGCGCTGTCGTGATATCCATCAGGGCGTGGGCACCCAGCGAGAAGTGGTTCGACGTGAGAACCCGGATAGTGCTCGATGTCAAAAAGGCCCTGGACGAGGCGGGCATAGAGATACCGTTCCCGCAGAGGGTCAACTGGTTCGCCAACGAGCTGAAGGTGAGGATAGAGGACAGGGAAGCCCAGGAGGGGGCGTAG
- a CDS encoding DUF432 domain-containing protein → MFGEHELRTKFIKVVDRKIHLVERPGGTVLYRRDDVRVLIKRGDESLMVLPAPAEGYGVGFLMIKLREKIALPPRERITGYLTAPIDITIRSGDTEIDRFVVGKEKYALYGRITSGVIARYHTSGFYTEVPEAPGVVKLVIDNPTEKWKLVEKVVIPIKGSTMFYSREKAYYPLVVLTTREPYEVNNTGNPPDGTLRKTHEAEPVPNFRMRW, encoded by the coding sequence ATGTTTGGAGAGCACGAGCTCAGAACGAAGTTCATCAAGGTGGTTGATAGGAAGATCCACCTCGTGGAGAGACCCGGGGGCACCGTTCTCTACCGGCGGGACGACGTCAGGGTTCTCATAAAAAGGGGCGATGAAAGTCTAATGGTTCTGCCCGCCCCGGCGGAGGGGTATGGGGTAGGGTTCCTCATGATAAAGCTCCGGGAGAAGATAGCCCTCCCTCCCAGGGAAAGGATCACCGGATACCTAACGGCGCCCATAGATATCACCATCAGGAGCGGGGACACCGAGATAGACCGCTTTGTCGTTGGGAAGGAGAAGTACGCGCTTTACGGCAGGATAACGTCCGGGGTCATAGCCAGGTACCACACCAGCGGATTCTACACAGAAGTCCCCGAGGCGCCGGGCGTTGTAAAACTCGTCATAGACAACCCAACAGAAAAATGGAAGCTGGTCGAGAAGGTGGTCATCCCGATAAAGGGCAGCACCATGTTCTACTCCAGAGAAAAAGCGTACTATCCCCTGGTTGTGCTCACAACGAGGGAGCCCTACGAGGTGAACAACACGGGGAACCCTCCCGACGGGACGCTCAGAAAGACCCACGAGGCGGAACCCGTGCCCAACTTCAGGATGAGGTGGTAA
- a CDS encoding DUF434 domain-containing protein encodes MLGEAYRDLKYLLNRGYRKGYALEFIANHYRLRREERHLLARCVFPDSWIEDVRKKILGPKDLRGKVLAIDGFNVLITLESLVEGKAVLCEDGLIRDLKYQGKYRLNERTGPLLEDVAAALKELEVSGALFFYGKSSPKSGVVKAMTEAALSGLGVPGEVRLVKSPDFELKKFRVVATADVGIISHAEYVFDIPSYIGRKRGISAVPFLKIIKQ; translated from the coding sequence ATGCTCGGCGAGGCCTACCGTGACCTCAAGTACCTGCTCAACAGGGGGTACAGAAAGGGCTACGCCCTGGAGTTCATCGCCAACCACTACAGGCTGAGGAGGGAGGAGAGGCACCTGCTGGCCAGGTGCGTGTTCCCCGACTCATGGATCGAGGACGTCAGGAAAAAAATTCTGGGGCCCAAGGATCTCAGGGGAAAAGTCCTGGCCATAGACGGTTTTAATGTCCTTATCACCCTCGAATCCCTCGTAGAAGGGAAAGCCGTGCTCTGTGAGGACGGCCTCATAAGGGATTTAAAGTACCAAGGAAAGTACAGGCTGAACGAAAGAACAGGCCCCCTGCTGGAAGATGTCGCGGCGGCCTTGAAGGAGCTGGAGGTCAGCGGGGCGCTCTTTTTCTACGGCAAGAGCTCCCCAAAGAGCGGGGTTGTTAAGGCCATGACGGAGGCCGCCCTGTCGGGCCTTGGGGTACCCGGAGAAGTGAGGCTCGTAAAGAGCCCCGACTTTGAGCTCAAGAAATTCCGGGTAGTTGCGACTGCGGATGTCGGGATAATCTCCCATGCGGAGTATGTCTTTGATATCCCATCATACATTGGGAGAAAGAGGGGGATCAGTGCGGTACCCTTCCTCAAAATTATCAAACAATGA
- a CDS encoding HD domain-containing protein, translating into MYTEEELLGEIKELFNDEELYKLYERAFRGYHYYFETTNYIVLNVYQFNDHGPIHVLLTTRRVLELLNIIRKFGIQTTAEKLGKPFRWSKFIVAFGALFHDIGNMVHRVNHYGFSAFLAEPIIEKLVAEFERDDPLLLKALTLNAIYTHDEHVPCTTIEGSLVTIADGCDMEAGRSRLAHKKDRVDIHAVSALAIDRVEIKEGTMEQPILIEIWMKHLAGIFQVDEILTKKVKSSLLSGKVKLRIHVGEELMEKVI; encoded by the coding sequence ATGTACACAGAGGAGGAACTGCTGGGTGAGATTAAGGAACTCTTCAACGACGAGGAGCTTTACAAACTCTACGAGAGAGCATTCAGGGGGTACCATTACTACTTCGAGACTACAAACTACATAGTCCTGAACGTCTACCAGTTCAACGACCACGGGCCAATCCACGTCCTCCTCACGACAAGAAGGGTACTGGAGCTTCTGAACATCATCCGGAAGTTCGGAATTCAAACGACGGCAGAAAAGCTCGGCAAGCCCTTCAGGTGGAGCAAGTTCATAGTTGCCTTTGGCGCCCTTTTCCACGACATAGGAAACATGGTTCACCGCGTCAACCACTACGGGTTCAGCGCCTTCCTGGCCGAGCCGATAATAGAGAAGCTCGTCGCAGAGTTCGAACGGGACGACCCCCTCCTGCTCAAGGCCCTCACGCTGAACGCTATATACACCCACGACGAACACGTCCCATGCACGACAATCGAAGGGAGCCTCGTGACCATAGCCGACGGCTGTGACATGGAAGCTGGAAGGAGCAGACTGGCCCACAAGAAGGACAGGGTCGACATACACGCTGTCTCGGCACTTGCCATAGACAGGGTCGAGATCAAGGAGGGCACCATGGAGCAGCCAATACTCATCGAGATATGGATGAAGCATCTGGCGGGCATCTTCCAGGTTGATGAGATACTGACAAAAAAGGTAAAGAGCTCCCTCCTGAGCGGAAAGGTGAAGCTGAGGATCCACGTTGGAGAAGAGCTCATGGAGAAGGTTATTTAA
- a CDS encoding PIN domain-containing protein translates to MSKRREWLVIPDTNFLLVPGQFGVDIISELNRVLDVRFRVVVPNVVLQELEVIERKARGKDLMAIRMAKKLAERFETLEIGEFGKRPIDDQIFDFVVKNERVIVCTNDRGLKKRLRERGIPVVYLRSKKILELEGMLG, encoded by the coding sequence ATGAGCAAAAGAAGAGAGTGGCTGGTAATTCCGGACACGAACTTTCTCCTGGTTCCGGGGCAGTTCGGCGTCGATATAATATCCGAGCTGAACAGGGTCCTCGACGTGAGGTTTAGGGTGGTTGTCCCCAACGTCGTCCTTCAGGAGTTGGAGGTCATAGAGAGAAAGGCTAGGGGAAAGGACCTGATGGCCATCAGGATGGCCAAGAAGCTTGCGGAGAGGTTCGAGACCCTTGAAATCGGGGAGTTCGGGAAGAGGCCCATAGACGACCAGATTTTTGACTTTGTGGTAAAAAACGAGCGCGTTATAGTCTGCACCAACGACAGGGGGCTGAAGAAGAGGTTGAGGGAGAGGGGAATCCCCGTCGTCTACCTGCGCTCGAAGAAGATTCTTGAGCTTGAGGGAATGCTGGGGTGA